The DNA region ACGGGGAGATCGTCGACGCGCTCTCCTTCATCGCACACGCGGATAAAGCCTATCCGCGCGCGCGCAAGCTCTGTGAAAATCTGAAGGAAAATATCCCGCGCCAAATGTTTGAAGTGCCGATCCAGGCCGCGATCGGCGGCAAGGTCATCGCGCGGGAAACGGTCAAGGCTCTGCGCAAAGACGTGCTTGCCAAATGTTACGGCGGCGATATCACCCGCAAAAAAAAGCTGCTTGAAAAGCAGAAGGAAGGCAAAAAGAAGATGCGTCAGCTCGGTACCGTTTCGGTTCCGCCCGAGGCGTTCACCGCTGTACTCAAGCTCGATTCCAACGACTGACACCACGGCGGGTCTGTTCTGCGACTCCGCGCGTTCGGGGCTGATGGCAACGTATCATACTCCCCATAAACGGATGGCAGAAACGCGCGGCCCTGCGGGCCGCGCGTTCTTTAAATCAAACGCAGGCCGGCAGTACCCGCCCAAGTGGCAAAGACTGGCGTTCGATCGGACTCCCCACCGGGCCGGGGGCATCCACAGGCATCTCAAACCGCACTTTCAGCCGAATACACTACCCGCACTATCCGCAGGGAGCGTGAAACGCAGCGTTCAGTCCTGAGCTGACCGTCCTGTTGGGAGCGGCTGCGAGGCAGATCGTGGCAAGGCATCTGCCGGGGTTTCGCAAGGGGACGGCTAGTCCCCTTGCGCGAACTTTTGGTGACTTTTCGTTCGCCCGAAAAGTCGCTCGTGGTGCGCGGCGAAACACGCAGGAGCGTACAATTGGAAGAAGGTGATTTCATGTCCTGCAAGGGTCTATACATTCACGTACCATTCTGTGAGCGCAAATGTCCCTACTGCGATTTCTATTCGGTGAAGGCGGACCAGACGCTGATGGATGCCTACACCGCACGGGTGATCCACATGCTCAAAACGCAGCCGTTCGGCGTGCGGGAGCTGGAGACGGTCTATTTTGGCGGCGGCACCCCTTCGGCGCTGGGCGGGAAACGGCTCGCGCGGATGATGGAGGCGGTTTTTTCCGCATTCACAGTTGCACCGGATGCGGAAATCACAGTGGAATGCAACCCGCATTCGGCGCTTGCCCCCGAACTTGTTTTGATGCGGCGGGCTGGGATCAGCCGGCTCTCGATCGGGATGCAGAGCGTCAGCGACCGTCAGCTTCGGCTGCTGGGACGGCCGCATACCGCGTCCGATGTGGCACAGGCGGCACAGGCGGCGCGAAGGGCCGGGTTCGAGCATCTTTCGTTCGATCTGATGCTCGCGACGCCTGGGCAGACTCTCGCGGATATTGACGAGGCGGTGCGGTTTGCATCCGAACTCGGCGCGGAACATCTGTCCGCTTATCTGCTCAAGGTGGAGGATGGCACGCCGTTCGCGGCGCGCCATATTGAGCTGGAATGTCCAGATGGCGATGGGCAGGCCGATTATTACCGGCACGCGGTTGAGACGCTTGCCGCATATGAATATGAGCAATATGAAATCAGCAACTTCGCGCGGGATGGCCGGACCGCGCGTCACAATCTCAAGTACTGGCGCTGTGAGGAATATCTTGGGGTCGGGCCATCCGCGCATTCCTTTGTGAATGGCCGGCGGTTCTATTTCCCGCGCGATCTCACGGGGTTTCTCGCGGCAGAAAATCCGTTTGGCCTGCTGGTTGACGACGGGTCGGGCGGCGACGCCGAGGAGTTTCTAATGCTTAGGCTGCGGCTCGCCGATGGGGTGCGTTTTTCCACACTTTCCAAGCATTATCCGGATTATGATCTGACCGCGCTGTGCGAACGCGCGCGCCGGATTCCCTCCAGGTTCCTTACGCGCGATGAGGCAGGGATTCGGCTCACACCGGAAGGATTCCTGCTTTCCAACACCATCATCGGGGAGCTGCTCACATGAAACAGAAAGGCCTTTCAAAAAGGATTTGGGTCCCGGCGCTTGGCCTGCTGCTGGTTATCCTTGCGATTGCATTTTACAGCGGCTATACTGTCCGGCATTACCGCGTCACCACCCAAAAACTTCCGACGGGCAGCTGCCTGCGTGCCGCGCTGGTTACCGATCTGCACGCCGAGCCATCCGAAACGCGGCGCGAAAGACTTGCCGCATTGCTCGAAAGCGCCGAACCGGATGTGATATTGCTTTGTGGGGATATCTATGA from Anaerotruncus rubiinfantis includes:
- the hemW gene encoding radical SAM family heme chaperone HemW, which codes for MRELLVTFRSPEKSLVVRGETRRSVQLEEGDFMSCKGLYIHVPFCERKCPYCDFYSVKADQTLMDAYTARVIHMLKTQPFGVRELETVYFGGGTPSALGGKRLARMMEAVFSAFTVAPDAEITVECNPHSALAPELVLMRRAGISRLSIGMQSVSDRQLRLLGRPHTASDVAQAAQAARRAGFEHLSFDLMLATPGQTLADIDEAVRFASELGAEHLSAYLLKVEDGTPFAARHIELECPDGDGQADYYRHAVETLAAYEYEQYEISNFARDGRTARHNLKYWRCEEYLGVGPSAHSFVNGRRFYFPRDLTGFLAAENPFGLLVDDGSGGDAEEFLMLRLRLADGVRFSTLSKHYPDYDLTALCERARRIPSRFLTRDEAGIRLTPEGFLLSNTIIGELLT